The window CATCGTCGCGGTCGGAGTCTCACGTATGACTGATACCACGTTCGACGCCGACGGCATCACGCTCGAGAAAGTGCGTGAGTACGTCTGGGAGGTCCCCCAGGAGGGAGACATGCGGACCCCCGCGCGGGTGCTCGCGAGCGAAGCCCTCCTCGAGGAGATCAAGGAGGACAAGACCCTCGAACAGATCAAGAACACGACCCACCTGCCGGGGATCACCAACCACGCGATCTGTATGCCCGACGGCCACCAGGGCTACGGCTTCCCCGTCGGCGGGGTCGGCGCACTCGACGCCGAAAACGGCTGTATTTCACCGGGAGCGGTCGGCTACGACATCAACTGCGGTGTCCGGATGATGCGGACGAACCTCACCTACGACGACCTCCAGGGTCGCGAGGAGGAACTCGTCGACTCGCTGTTCGCCAACGTTCCATCGGGGCTGGGCGGCGGCGGCATCGTCAAGGCCGGCGTCGACACCGTCGAGGAAATCCTGGAGCGCGGGGTCGACTGGGCCCTCGAGAACGGCCACGCGGTCGAGGAGGACCTGCTGCACTGCGAGGACGAGGGGGTCCGCACCGAGGCCGACGCCTCGAAGATCTCCCAGAAAGCCAAAGACCGCGGGAAGAACCAGATCGGCTCGCTTGGTTCGGGCAACCACTTCCTCGAGGTCCAGCGCGTGACCGACGTCTTCGACGACGCAGTCGGCGACGCCTACGGCCTCGAGGAGGACCAGATCGTCGTCCTCATCCACTGTGGCTCGCGCGGGCTGGGTCACCAGACCTGTAACGACTACCTGCGGAAGATCGAACAGCAACACCAGGGGCTGTTGAACCAACTGCCGGACAAGGAACTGGCCGCGGCACCCGCGGGCTCGCAACTCGCGGAGGACTACTACAAGGCGATGAACGCCGCGATCAACTTCGCGTGGGTCAACCGCCAGCTGATCATGCACCGTACGCGGCAGGTGTTCGAGCGGGTCTTCGACCGCTCGTGGGAGGAGATGGACATGCACCTGCTGTACGACGTTGCTCACAACATCGCGAAGAAAGAAACCCACGCCGTCGGGGTCGGGCCGGAGGGCCGACCGGTGCGAGACGGCGACGCCGTCGAGCACGAGGAACGCGAACTCTACGTCCACCGCAAGGGCGCGACTCGAGCGTTCCCCGCGGGCCACCCCGAGGTGCCGAAAGCGTACCGCGACGTCGGCCAGCCGGTCATCATTCCCGGCAGCATGGGCGCGGGCAGCTACGTCCTGCGGGGCGGCGAGAACTCGATGGACCTCACGTTCGGCTCGACCGCCCACGGCGCGGGCCGACTGATGAGCCGCACCCAGGCGAAAAACGAGTACTGGGGCGGCGACGTCCAGGACGAACTCGAGCAACAGGAGCAGATCTACGTCAAGGCCCAGTCGGGCGCGACGGTCGCCGAGGAGGCTCCGGGCGTCTACAAGGACGTCGACGAGGTCGTGCGCGTCTCGGACGCGCTGGGCATCGGGGACAAGGTCGCACGGACGTTCCCGGTCTGTAACATCAAAGGCTGATGTGGTGACGTGAGTCGTCGCCGAACGATCGGCTCACGAGTCACGAAGCGACTGGCGTGCGATCGTGCGTGCCGTCGAGGCGTCGAGTTCGTCGAACGTCTCGTCTTCCTCGAGCGTCTCGAGGACGGCCTCGACCGGCTCGGTGAACGTGAACATCAGGTGGACGCCACTTTTGAACCCGCCGCTCGTCCGCTCGCTCTCGAGGACGCCGTACGTGCCCGCCTTGTTGATGTGGCTGTTGACGGTCTCCTGGGTATACACGTCCCGGTCAGTGCGTTGGCAGATCTCTCGATACAGCGCGTAGACCGCTGGACTCGGTGCAGCGCCGTCGTTTACGTCAGCGACGACTGCTGCAGCGTACAGCGAGAGTTTCTTCTGGAGCGTCATCCCGCCGACCATCTCGAGCACGCGGTTTTTCACGACCGAATCGTTGGCCGCGTGGACGTGTTGTTCCGTGACGACCGTCTCTCCGTTCCTGTTTGCGATCTCGCCCGCGTCGCGGAGCAGATCGATCGCTCGCCGTGCGTCGCCCTCGTTTTTGGCCCCGTAGGCAGCCACCAGTTCGATGACGCCGTCGTCGAGCGCGCCCTCTTTGAACGCGTCACGTCGACGGTTGAGGATCTCGATGAGTTCGTTGGCGTCGTAATCGGAGAAGTGAATGCCGGTCGGATTGTACGAACTATCGGTCCTGCTGTCGAGGTTTTCGCGGAACTTGGGGTGGTTCGTGATCACGACCGTCGAGACGAGCGTGTCGACGTGTTGTTCGGCCATCACCCGGCTCAGGCTGTAGAGCAATCGGGAGTACGCGGGCTCGTCTTCACCGACGCGGCCGGTGAGCGCGTCGATTTCGTCGAGGATGAACACGAGCGCGTCAAAGTGGCGGTCGACGATCTCGTAGAGCCGAACGTATTTCGCATCGGTAGAGACGCCCTTTCGCGGGATACCCCACTCGACGCCGGCTTTGTTGGCTGTCTGATGGCCGAGTTTCCAGACGGCGCGATCCAGTGAGTGTGACTCCATCGTCTTGAAGTTGACTGCGACGAAGTCGAAGGCGATATCGTTCTGGGTGGCACGTTCCGAGACCTTCTCGGCGACTGCTTTGACAGTGAGGCTCTTGCCGGTGCCGCTCGGTCCGTAGAGGAGGAGATCCGGGGGCCGTTCGCCGTCGAGGGTGTCGCGAAACGCGCGCGCTTCCGCGGCCAGTTGTTCGTCACGGCCGTAGATCCGGTTGTGATCGACGATCGTGTTGGAGTCGACGAGTTGCTTGTTCTCGAAGACGGTTCGTCGTTCGCCGTCGAGAATACTATCGACGATAGACGAGCCGGGAGAGTCCGCTGCCCCGTCATCGTCTTCGCCTCCTCGACCATCCGGGGACTCCTGCTTCATTGGCGGCACTGCTCACTGACCCTCAATACCTTTTTCGAAATGAATGGGCCTCGGTCGAAATGAACAGTCCATGGTCGAAATGAAGCGGAACTACCGCCGACGCCGAAACGAAGACACCGCTGTCGAACTGAAAATCGGGACGACCGTCATCGAAATGAAAGCCCCGTGTCCGAAATGAAGCTCGAGCGAACCGGAGTCGAAATGAATGCACCGTAATCGAAATGAAATGACTGGTATCCAACTGAAACCGATCGATGGGGAAGAGCGTTCCACTCTCCCACCGTAATCGAAATGAAACGGAGAACGAGACGTGTTAAGCGGAATCTGAACGGGCGGACGAGAGACGCTGGTCGGAGTGTGACTGGTGAACGAGACGTGCTGAGCGGTGTCTGAAACGAAAGACGAGAGACGCCGATCGGTGGTTCGACACCGTATTCGAAATGAATTCTCGCCCCACTCGTATTGGAACCGGATTTTCTCCCGTCTATACTGCTATACTCGACGAAATGCTGACCTCCACCCGAATTTCATTTCGAATACGGTGTGGGAGACCGATCTTCTAGATACTGTTGAAAGAGATTTCATTTCGAATGTAGTGTGAGGGAGGTCCCTGGTAAAACGAAAACGGGGCCGTCTCGAGCGGGAACGAAACCAGGACGGGCGAGCGAGCACTAGCAGTTCGCAAGCCGACTGACTCGTTTCAGGACCGACCGTCTCGTCCGCACTGCATCACTTCAGTCGAAACGGATTCCCGTCGTCCTCGTCCGCGTCGTCCTCGTCCGCGTCGTCCTCGTCCGCGTCGTCCTCGTCATCATCGCCTTCGTAGGGCCGTCGCGCCGTGATCGTCACCGTCGCCTCCGGATCGTCCTCGTCGGCCCATGGGCTGTCGTAGGCCGAAATCTCGAGGTCCGTTACGTCCCATCCCTCCGCTTCGATGAGTTCGACCAGCCGGCGCTGGTCCGCGAGCATCTCGTCGTCCATGTGGGCGCGTTCGGGAGCCGTCGAGGTAGCTGTTACGCCGTTGATCGGAGACGAAACCAAAAATGGTTTCGGAGGGGCGAAAATACCCGTCGAGTTTAAGCGGATTCGCCTGCAATCCGAGCGTATGCTCACCGACGAGTTCGGACGCGAAGTAACGGGGGTTCGCGTCTCTCTTACCGACCGGTGTAACTTCGACTGTGTCTACTGCCACAACGAGGGGCTGGGCGACACGCGGGGCCCGATGGACCCACAGGACGACGAGATGGACACCGACGACGTCGTCCGCTTTCTCGAGGTCGCGGCCGAGTTCGACGTCGACGCCGTCAAGTTCACCGGCGGCGAACCGATGCTCCGCCAGGATCTCGAGGAGATCATCGCACGAACGCCGGATCAGATGGAGGTCTCGCTGACGACCAACGGGACCTTCCTCCCCGGCCGCGCCGAGGATCTGGTCGACGCCGACCTCGAGCGAGTCAACGTCTCCCAGGACGCGCTCGACCCCGAGGACTTCGCCGCCGTCACGCAAAGCGGCGCGTACGAGAAGGTCCTGGAGGGCGTCGAGGCCGCCCTCGAGGCAGGGCTCGATCCCGTGAAGCTCAATATGGTCGTCTTCGAGCACACCGCGGGCTACGTCCCGGAGATGGTCGACCACGTCGCCGAAAACGAGGGGCTGCAACTCCAGCTTATCGAGTACATGCCGGAGCTCACCGGTCGGCCGGAGTGGAACATCGACATCCAGCGAGTCCACGACTGGCTCGCCGACCGGGCCGACGAGATCGAGCACCGGGAGATGCACGATCGGCGTCGCTACTGGGTGAGCGGAGAGGACGGTGACACGGGGAAAGGAATGGTCGAGATCGTCGATCCCGTCGAGAACCCCAACTTCTGTGCGAACTGCCACCGCGTTCGGGTTACCCACGAGGGCTATCTCAAGGGCTGTCTCAACCGCAACGACGACCTCCGCTCGATGGGCGAAATGTCCAAACCCGAGATCCGGGACACGTTCCGCAAGACCGTCGAAAACCGCGTTCCCTACTACGGCGAGTACATGATCAGGAACGGCGACGGCGAGTGGGAGATCAACGAGAAGTACCTCGAGGAGTCGGTGCGAGCCTAGAACCGATCGGTCGAACGTCCCACTACGACTATCGACATCGGTCGAACGTCCCGCTACGACTATCGACATCGGTCGAACGTCCCACTACGACTATCGATTATCGCCTGCGTGGCCCCCGCCGGCTCGAGCCCCACTTGCCGCCCCGTTTTCGCTTCGAACCCAGCCCGACCGTCAACAATACCGCCGCGAGCAACAGCAGAACCAGCGCGGAAACGGGTTGGCCGCCGCTGCCGACGACGTAAATCGCGTAGCCGACGGTCGCCGACGCGAGCCCGACGACGAGACTCGAGGCCAGCCCGACGGCCTCCAATCGCAGGGTCCGCGCTTCGCGGCCGAGTTGCTCGCCGAGGTCGATCGCGGCCTGGGCGCGATCCCAGGCGAGGACGGTCGCGACTGCCCCCACGAGCGTCGGCTCGACCGCGGCCGCGCCGCCGGACGCCGGCGAACACCAGAACCGCTCCCGCGTCGGCCGTCCCGCGGTGTCCGACCGCGAGCGCGGTCCCGAGGAGGACGACTCCCGCGACACCGATCGCGACCGCAGTGACGGAGACGAGACCGGCCGCGAGCGTCGCGACGGCGGCCGCGACGAGGGCGGCGGCGCTCGAGGCCTCGGCTTGCGCGTGAGTTCGACTCCCTCCTCGAGATCGAGGTCGAGGTCGAGGTCCGCTGCGCCGCGGCTCGCCTCGGTCGGATCGTCCCCGTCGGATGGGGAGGAAGGTCCGGCACCCCGTTCCCTTTCTGACCTGGCGTCCGGTTCCTGCCGACCGTGGTTCGTGCCGGCCCCCGCAGCGTCGCCGTTCGCCTCGTCGGGACGGGTCTCGACCGGATCGCTCATCGGAGCCCACCTCCGACCGCGGTGCCCGTCCGAGCGCCGGCCCGGCGCGCGAACACGTCGTCGATCGACTCGTCGACCGGCCAGTCGATGACCGGCACGCCGGCCCGCTCCAGGTCGAACCGGCGCACTCGCCTGGCGACTCGCGCCAGCCGCTGGCCGGCGGGCGCGCCGACCGTCGGATCGGAGCTGACGACCGTGACCGGGTGGCCGCGAGCCTCGAGCCGGCGGGCGATGTCGGCCGACCCGGCGTCACACAGCGGCGTCAGGAGGACGATCTGGGTCTCGGCTGAAAGCCGACGGCGCAGCGTCCGGAGCTGGGTCAGCCACGGCGTTTCCCGCTCCGGCGCGACCGCGTCGAACTGCGGGTGTGACGCCAGCAGCTCCCGGAACTCGAGTTCGTGGTGTCGGCCCGAGGCGGGCGCGAGCCAGCAGGGGTCGGTTCCCAGCAGCGGGTCGTCGTCGGAACCGACCGGGCCCAGCCCAGCGAGACCGACGGAGTGACCGGCCTCGAGCAGGCTCGCACCGATCCGGCCCGCGGCGGCGAGCGACCGGTCGACGGCGTGGGTCGCGTCCGGCGCGGGCGCGAGGTAGGCCGCCTTCCGCGCGTCGACGAGGACGACCGCGCGGGCCGACCGTTCGGCGTGGAACTCGAGCGTGGTGAGTTCGCCCGTCTTGGCCCGGCGGTTCCAGTCGATGCGCGACAGCGGGTCGTTCGGACGGTACTCCCGGACGGAGTGGAACGTCGTCCCGGCCCCGCCCTCGGTCGTCGTCAGCCGGCCGGCGAAAGCGGTCGCGGTCGCCCGTAACGGTACCGCCGCGGCGAGCGGGCGCATCTCCGGTTCGCAGACGACGGTCGTCTCGCTCTCGATCCGGAACTCCTGTTCGGTCGACTGCGAGACGTCCCGTGCGATCGCGAGCGCGGGGTCGAACTCGTGGCTGCCCCGGCCGACGGAGGCGGTGTACTCGAGGGAGACGCTCTCGCCGGGCCGGAGCGCAGTGCCCAGTCGGCTCGTCCCCTCGGTGACCACGAGGCCGGGCGGGACCCCGTCGACGAACCGCAGATCGGGGACGAACCGGCCGCTCTCGTTCGTGATCTCGACGGCGACCTCGATCTCGTCGCCGGGTTCGGGCTCGTCGTCGCTGACCGTCCGCTCGACCGAAAGCGCGAGTTCGGGGGGCTCGAACGCGCGGGCGAAGCCGGCGTAGCCGACGCCGGCGACCCCGGCGATGAGGACTGCCGGCGACTCGACGGCGGCACCGACGCCGACGGCGAGCAACGCGACGATGCCGATCCCCGACCAGTACTCGGTGGGGGCACGGCGGCCCTTCTCGATCCCGTCGACGTCGTCCGTCGTCGTCCGCCGTTGCTCCTCACTGGCGGCCGGCCGGCCGTAGTCGTACGCCGGCAGCGACGGGCCCCCGCCGTCGTCATCGTCGTCGTTGCTCTCGCCGCTCTCGTATCCCACCCCGTCGATGGCGGCGACCGCGTGGCGAACGCCCCGCCGGAACTCCGTCTCGTACCCGCGCTCGAGGAAGTGCCCGACGCGCGATCGAAGCGACCGATCCGGCCGCTCGAGGCGATCGGAGAGGAAGCCGGCCGCGATCGGATCGTCCGTCCAGTCACCGTCCTCGAGGCGTTTTTCGGCGCTTTCGGGCGACTCCCCGTCGAACCGGGTGAGGACCGCGAGCGTCGCTTCGCGGAGGCCGGCCCGGAGTCGCCGGCCTCTGGTCGCCGGCGCGTGGCCGCCGCGGAGCCGCCGGAACGACGAGACCGCGTCGGTGAGGTTCTCTCCGGGGACGGGCACGGCGGCGGTACGCTCGGGGTCGGGCGTGTCGAACTGCGAGCGGACTCCCCGTCGTCGGAGGAGGCCCCGGAGGCCGATCGCACCCGCGAGGACCGCCACGAGGACGACGAGGGCCTCCGAGAGGTCCAGCGAGACGAGGCCCGCGCTGACTGCGACAGCGGCGGCGAGCGTGACCGTGCCGGCGACGAGCCCGACGGTCCGGCGATCGACGCTCATCGTTCCGACCCCCAGCGGCCGTCCGTGCCGGGGCCGGTCCCGTCCACGTTTTCCGAAACTGAATCGCCGCTCTCCGAAACCGAACTCCGTTCCGCGTACGCGGCTTCGATCCGCCGCAGCACGCTCTTTGCCCGTTGCTCGCGCTCGGGGGTCGCCTCGGCGCTCCCGTAGCGGACGTCCTCGAACAGCTTCGTCAGTTCCTCGACGTGGTTCCGCTCGAGGCCGGCGTCGACCGCCGCGGCCGCGAACTCGCGGGGGGTGCTCGCGTCCGGCCGGTCGACCTCGAGGGGGCTGGTCATCTCCCGCCAGGCACGGTAGATCTCGTTGTCGACGTCGGTCGTGCTCTCGATTCGGTCGGCCGCCCGTCCTGCGGCGTTGCCGACGGCCGCGACGTGTTGGCCGGGTCGCTCGTCCTCGCCGTCGGGAGTCTCGGCCGCCGCAGCGTCGGTTTCGCCGTCGCGCCGGCTGAGAAGCAACCCGCCGAGGACGATGGCGGTGAGGACCGCGAGGGTGGCGAGCAGCGGTTCGACCGCCGGCGTCCCGTCGCCGTCCTCGCTGAAGCCGTCACCACTGCTCCCCTTGAGGGGTTCGCCGCCCGGGGCCATCGACGACGGGAAGATCGGATCGGCGTACCGGATGAAGAGATAGACAGCCAGCATGACGACAAGGGACAACGCGAGCACGCGAAGCGCATCACGACGATGGGTCAGGAGGTACCAGACGACGATAACCGCGGCCAGAACGAGCAACGCGGCGATGAGATACTCGAGGAACGCGGGAACCTCCACGTGTTCGATGGGCGGGTCCTGTTCCGGTGGGGATTCGATTCCGCCCGGCGAACTCTGCCCTTCCGTGGAGCCGATCCCGCCGGAGCCGCCGATCTCGACGGGGGACTCGACCGTCGCGGCTGCGAGCCCGATGGCGACGATTCCGGCGACTGCGGCGACCAGTCGAACGAGGAGGGGGCGGCGATTTCGGGGCACCTGTCATCCGCTCGTAGCAGCCCCTTGATAATAAAGGCAACCGGAGTGTGACCAGTTCGCAGGCGTGAGTCGGTCGCGTGGGATGGGCGGGCGACCGCCCGGGAGTATCGTTGCGCTTAAGTACAAGACGGGGGTACGTTCTGGTGCGATACGTGTAGGGGAGCGATCCCCGAGTCCGAGAGGGCGATGATAGGAACGCACACGGTGTCGTGGTAGCCAAGCGGCCCAAGGCGCATGGTTGCTAACCATGTGGCGTCAAGCCTCCGGGGTTCGAATCCCCGCCACGACGTCGGACTTACCGGACTGGCTTTCTGCCAGTCGCATTTGCAACGCCTGCAGACCAGACACAGATACACGATACATGAGCGCGGAAGAACCCCAAGAGCAAGACGAGGACGAAGACCTTCAGTACTTCGTCCGTATCGGTCAAACCGACCTCGACGGGACGAAGTCGGTCGAGCGCTCGCTGTCGGAGATGAACGGGATCGGTCGCCGAACCGCCCGACTCATCGCCGAGAAAGCGGGCGTCGACCGAACGGCGACGTTCGGTCGACTCGACGACGACGTCATCGACGAGGTCGTCGAACTCGTAGAGAACTACGCGGACGAAGTTCCTGACTGGCTCAACAACCGCCAGTCGGACTTCTACAGCGGCGAAACGACCCACGAGATCGGCAACGATCTCGAGCTGACCCGCCAGCACGACATCAACCGGATGAAGATGATCGACTCCTACAGGGGAGTTCGACACAAGCGCGGGCAGAAGGTTCGCGGTCAGCGGACCAAGTCCACCGGTCGTACGGAGGGCACCATCGGGGTCAACGTCGAAGAGATCCGCGAAGAAGAAGCCGAAGCCGGCGAGGAGGAGGGTGAATAACGATGCCACTCGGAACCGACACCAAACAGTACGAGACGCCGAATCACCCCTACCAGGGTGAGCGCATCGCCACCGAACACTCCCTCATCGACCGCTACGGCCTCAAGAACAAGGAGGAACTCTGGCGGGCCCAGTCCGAGCTTCGTTCCTACCGGCGCGAGGCTCGAGACCTGCTCGGCCAGGCCCAGGGAGACGAAACCGTCATCGAACGCTCCGAGGAGTTCGTCGGCCGCCTCAAGCGCGTCGGCATCCTCGACGAGGGTGACGAACTCGGCGACGTCCTCGGTCTCGAGATCGAGGACATTCTCGAGCGCCGTCTCCAGACGGTCGTCTACCGCAAGGGACTCGCGAACACGACCGAACAGGCCCGACAGTTCATCACGCACGGGCACGTGACGGTCGACGGCCAGCGCCACCGGGTCCCGTCGTACGTCGTCGACGTCGACGAGGAGGACCTCGTCGCGTTCGACGAGAACAGTCCGCTCGCGGACGAACTCCACCCAGAGCGCGCGGAGGGTCAGTAAACCATGAGTCAGGACGACGAAAAGTGGGGCATCGCCCACGTGCACGCATCGTTCAACAACACCATCATGACCGTGACGGACCTCACGGGCGCGGAGACGATCGCCAAGTCCTCCGGCGGGACGGCGGTCAAGCAGAACCGCGACGAGGCGTCGCCGTACGCGGCCATGCAGATGGCCGAGTCCGTCGCCGAGGAGGTCAAGGCTGCCGGCATCACCGGACTGCACGTCCGCGTTCGCGGCCCTGGCGGTAACCTCCAGAAGTCCCCCGGGCCGGGTGCCCAGGCGACGATCCGTGCCCTGGCCCGCTCCGGCATCGAGATCGGACGCATCGAGGACGTCACGCCGATCCCGCACGACGGATCGCGCGCACCGAAAGGAAAGGGCGGCTACTAGATCATGAGCGAAGAGTACGACGTCGAGTTCGTCGAACACGGGGAACGCGAAGCGCGCTTCCTCGTCCGCGGGATCTCGCCCGGATTCGCCAACGGCATCCGTCGTGCGATGGTCGCCGACGTGCCGACGATGGCGATCGATACCGTCCGGTTCATCGAGAACTCGTCGGTCATGTTCGACGAGCAACTCGCCCTGCGACTCGGGCTCGTCCCGCTGACGACCCCTCCTGAAGGGGAGTTCGGCGAGGACGACACCGTCACGCTCTCGATCGACGTCGAAGGGCCGGCCACCGCCTACTCGGGCGACCTCGTCTCCGAGGACGACCTCGTCCAGCCCGCGGACGAGAACGTCCCGATCATCGAGCTCAAGGAAGACCAGCGGCTCGAGGCCGAAGCCGACGCCGTGCTCGACCACGGGAAAGACCACGCCAAACACCAGGGCGGGGTCGCGATCGGCTACCGACACCTCCAGCGCGTGGAGGTCGTCGGCGACCTGCCGGAGTTCGAGGACGAGGAGAGTCGGATCGTCCGCGGCGTCATCGAGGACGACGGCGAGCTCGTTCCCACCAGCGAATTCGACCACGACCTCTCGAACCGGTATCCGGGCAAGGAGGTCGAGGTCGAGGACGTCCCGAACGCCTTCGTCTTCCACGTGGAGACGGACGGCTCGCTCGACGTCGAGGAGCTGGTGACGCGAGCCGCCGACTCGATCGAGGCGCGCGCGACCGATCTCGAAGAAGCCGTACAGCTATAACATAACACAAGTATGAACCGACGCCCCCGACCCGAACCGGCCGAAGCCGACCGCGAGGACGCACACAGCAGCGCCTGCGCCGTGAGCCACGAGACTGGCGCGACCGCGTCCCCGGCGGCTTCGTCCACTGGAATCGAAAGGGGTTTGAAGGGGCGGCGGGTACACGGAAGTGCGAGCAGGGATAGCCAAGTTAGGCCAACGGCGCAGCGTTCAGGGCGCTGTCTCGTAGGAGTCCGCAGGTTCAAATCCTGCTCCCTGCATTTTTTCGGCTCGACCAACGGAAGAGCCGCAAAAATGGAACGTGCAGGTTTGAGCCACGGGAGTCGCAGCGGTCGAGCATTCGCGAGACCGACCGTCTCCCGGCGGTTCAAATCCTGCTCCCTGCATCACTTCTCTCGAATCGATTCCACGGTCGACTACGACCACGATTACGATTACGATCACGACCGCCGACGCTCCGTCGGCGTTCACTGCAGATTTGGAGGTAACCAATGAGTAGCAAGACTAATCCGAGGCTTACCGATCT of the Halobiforma lacisalsi AJ5 genome contains:
- a CDS encoding RtcB family protein, producing MTDTTFDADGITLEKVREYVWEVPQEGDMRTPARVLASEALLEEIKEDKTLEQIKNTTHLPGITNHAICMPDGHQGYGFPVGGVGALDAENGCISPGAVGYDINCGVRMMRTNLTYDDLQGREEELVDSLFANVPSGLGGGGIVKAGVDTVEEILERGVDWALENGHAVEEDLLHCEDEGVRTEADASKISQKAKDRGKNQIGSLGSGNHFLEVQRVTDVFDDAVGDAYGLEEDQIVVLIHCGSRGLGHQTCNDYLRKIEQQHQGLLNQLPDKELAAAPAGSQLAEDYYKAMNAAINFAWVNRQLIMHRTRQVFERVFDRSWEEMDMHLLYDVAHNIAKKETHAVGVGPEGRPVRDGDAVEHEERELYVHRKGATRAFPAGHPEVPKAYRDVGQPVIIPGSMGAGSYVLRGGENSMDLTFGSTAHGAGRLMSRTQAKNEYWGGDVQDELEQQEQIYVKAQSGATVAEEAPGVYKDVDEVVRVSDALGIGDKVARTFPVCNIKG
- a CDS encoding Cdc6/Cdc18 family protein, producing the protein MKQESPDGRGGEDDDGAADSPGSSIVDSILDGERRTVFENKQLVDSNTIVDHNRIYGRDEQLAAEARAFRDTLDGERPPDLLLYGPSGTGKSLTVKAVAEKVSERATQNDIAFDFVAVNFKTMESHSLDRAVWKLGHQTANKAGVEWGIPRKGVSTDAKYVRLYEIVDRHFDALVFILDEIDALTGRVGEDEPAYSRLLYSLSRVMAEQHVDTLVSTVVITNHPKFRENLDSRTDSSYNPTGIHFSDYDANELIEILNRRRDAFKEGALDDGVIELVAAYGAKNEGDARRAIDLLRDAGEIANRNGETVVTEQHVHAANDSVVKNRVLEMVGGMTLQKKLSLYAAAVVADVNDGAAPSPAVYALYREICQRTDRDVYTQETVNSHINKAGTYGVLESERTSGGFKSGVHLMFTFTEPVEAVLETLEEDETFDELDASTARTIARQSLRDS
- the moaA gene encoding GTP 3',8-cyclase MoaA — protein: MLTDEFGREVTGVRVSLTDRCNFDCVYCHNEGLGDTRGPMDPQDDEMDTDDVVRFLEVAAEFDVDAVKFTGGEPMLRQDLEEIIARTPDQMEVSLTTNGTFLPGRAEDLVDADLERVNVSQDALDPEDFAAVTQSGAYEKVLEGVEAALEAGLDPVKLNMVVFEHTAGYVPEMVDHVAENEGLQLQLIEYMPELTGRPEWNIDIQRVHDWLADRADEIEHREMHDRRRYWVSGEDGDTGKGMVEIVDPVENPNFCANCHRVRVTHEGYLKGCLNRNDDLRSMGEMSKPEIRDTFRKTVENRVPYYGEYMIRNGDGEWEINEKYLEESVRA
- a CDS encoding DUF7519 family protein, producing MSRESSSSGPRSRSDTAGRPTRERFWCSPASGGAAAVEPTLVGAVATVLAWDRAQAAIDLGEQLGREARTLRLEAVGLASSLVVGLASATVGYAIYVVGSGGQPVSALVLLLLAAVLLTVGLGSKRKRGGKWGSSRRGPRRR
- a CDS encoding DUF58 domain-containing protein, with amino-acid sequence MSVDRRTVGLVAGTVTLAAAVAVSAGLVSLDLSEALVVLVAVLAGAIGLRGLLRRRGVRSQFDTPDPERTAAVPVPGENLTDAVSSFRRLRGGHAPATRGRRLRAGLREATLAVLTRFDGESPESAEKRLEDGDWTDDPIAAGFLSDRLERPDRSLRSRVGHFLERGYETEFRRGVRHAVAAIDGVGYESGESNDDDDDGGGPSLPAYDYGRPAASEEQRRTTTDDVDGIEKGRRAPTEYWSGIGIVALLAVGVGAAVESPAVLIAGVAGVGYAGFARAFEPPELALSVERTVSDDEPEPGDEIEVAVEITNESGRFVPDLRFVDGVPPGLVVTEGTSRLGTALRPGESVSLEYTASVGRGSHEFDPALAIARDVSQSTEQEFRIESETTVVCEPEMRPLAAAVPLRATATAFAGRLTTTEGGAGTTFHSVREYRPNDPLSRIDWNRRAKTGELTTLEFHAERSARAVVLVDARKAAYLAPAPDATHAVDRSLAAAGRIGASLLEAGHSVGLAGLGPVGSDDDPLLGTDPCWLAPASGRHHELEFRELLASHPQFDAVAPERETPWLTQLRTLRRRLSAETQIVLLTPLCDAGSADIARRLEARGHPVTVVSSDPTVGAPAGQRLARVARRVRRFDLERAGVPVIDWPVDESIDDVFARRAGARTGTAVGGGLR
- a CDS encoding DUF4129 domain-containing protein — encoded protein: MPRNRRPLLVRLVAAVAGIVAIGLAAATVESPVEIGGSGGIGSTEGQSSPGGIESPPEQDPPIEHVEVPAFLEYLIAALLVLAAVIVVWYLLTHRRDALRVLALSLVVMLAVYLFIRYADPIFPSSMAPGGEPLKGSSGDGFSEDGDGTPAVEPLLATLAVLTAIVLGGLLLSRRDGETDAAAAETPDGEDERPGQHVAAVGNAAGRAADRIESTTDVDNEIYRAWREMTSPLEVDRPDASTPREFAAAAVDAGLERNHVEELTKLFEDVRYGSAEATPEREQRAKSVLRRIEAAYAERSSVSESGDSVSENVDGTGPGTDGRWGSER
- a CDS encoding 30S ribosomal protein S13, producing MSAEEPQEQDEDEDLQYFVRIGQTDLDGTKSVERSLSEMNGIGRRTARLIAEKAGVDRTATFGRLDDDVIDEVVELVENYADEVPDWLNNRQSDFYSGETTHEIGNDLELTRQHDINRMKMIDSYRGVRHKRGQKVRGQRTKSTGRTEGTIGVNVEEIREEEAEAGEEEGE
- a CDS encoding 30S ribosomal protein S4, producing the protein MPLGTDTKQYETPNHPYQGERIATEHSLIDRYGLKNKEELWRAQSELRSYRREARDLLGQAQGDETVIERSEEFVGRLKRVGILDEGDELGDVLGLEIEDILERRLQTVVYRKGLANTTEQARQFITHGHVTVDGQRHRVPSYVVDVDEEDLVAFDENSPLADELHPERAEGQ
- a CDS encoding 30S ribosomal protein S11, with amino-acid sequence MSQDDEKWGIAHVHASFNNTIMTVTDLTGAETIAKSSGGTAVKQNRDEASPYAAMQMAESVAEEVKAAGITGLHVRVRGPGGNLQKSPGPGAQATIRALARSGIEIGRIEDVTPIPHDGSRAPKGKGGY
- a CDS encoding DNA-directed RNA polymerase subunit D yields the protein MSEEYDVEFVEHGEREARFLVRGISPGFANGIRRAMVADVPTMAIDTVRFIENSSVMFDEQLALRLGLVPLTTPPEGEFGEDDTVTLSIDVEGPATAYSGDLVSEDDLVQPADENVPIIELKEDQRLEAEADAVLDHGKDHAKHQGGVAIGYRHLQRVEVVGDLPEFEDEESRIVRGVIEDDGELVPTSEFDHDLSNRYPGKEVEVEDVPNAFVFHVETDGSLDVEELVTRAADSIEARATDLEEAVQL